A single genomic interval of Macadamia integrifolia cultivar HAES 741 chromosome 6, SCU_Mint_v3, whole genome shotgun sequence harbors:
- the LOC122081744 gene encoding uncharacterized protein LOC122081744, with product MDKTEEEELEPLFDYSRVQPINVICLDDDSDESTLPKKRKISEAASIIVDKGTKGPKVVNLVDENEEEDWLPPPPKVSDAAQNFEEDSTIKKLRLKKQELASFAQSAEELMRAVEESAQRDLKSSLHFPQESEVENASKLHDQRAKIIISIQDKDGQKQFRVFKDEKFEKIFKMYAEKVKRDTTSLVFSFDGDKVSPAATPGGLGMEDDDIIEVHAKSR from the exons ATG GATAAAACTGAGGAAGAAGAACTTGAACCTCTATTCGACTACAGTCGAGTTCAGCCGATTAATGTAATATGCCTTGACG ATGACTCTGACGAATCTACCTTGCcgaaaaaaaggaagatttcTGAAGCGGCGTCTATCATT GTTGACAAGGGGACTAAGGGCCCCAAGGTTGTAAATCttgtggatgaaaatgaagaggaGGATTGGCTTCCACCTCCTCCCAAAGTTTCAGATGCTGCTCAGAATTTTGAAGAGGACTCCACTATAAAGAAATTGAG GTTAAAGAAGCAGGAGTTGGCATCATTTGCTCAATCAGCTGAAGAACTGATGCGAGCAGTTGAAGAGTCAGCCCAAAGAGATCTTAAAAGTTCATTGCATTTTCCTCAGGAGAGCGAAGTTGAAAATGCATCAAAACTTCATGATCAACGTGCAAAAATAATTATTTCTATCCAAGACAAGGATGGACAAAAGCAGTTCCGTGTCTTCAAG GATGAGAAGTTtgaaaaaatcttcaaaatgtATGCTGAGAAAGTTAAGCGTGACACAACAAGCTTAGTATTTTCCTTTGATGGGGATAAAGTTAGCCCAGCTGCAACTCCTGGTGGTCTAGGCATGGAGGACGATGACATTATTGAAGTTCATGCCAAGTCGAGATAA